The sequence ttCTATTCTTTTCTCTAAGAGTCTTTCTTCTTTACCTTgtccctattttatttttgcaaaaCCTATGTATATTCTATCTTCCGCCGCTCACTCCCTCTCAGTCACTCTCTGCCTAATCCTAAGGAAGGCTAGGTCGTAGGGAAAAGAAGGTTGGGTCGCATCAACTGATTCGCGGAAGATGGATGAACTCTGATTTCAGGACTTACCGTCAGTGTTAGTGGCGAAGGCGTCGTGGCTTTCTCGTTAAGATTTTGGGTGTCAAGCGGAAGGGTGCAATTCTAGCATTCTTTGTGCAACCTAGATTTTGACAAAGCCCATAAATCCGACGAAGAGGCCCCGAATTTCAACAAAACCCATAAATTAGACAAACATCTTGCCTCTTCTGTCCCAGAAATCTGAAGAAGCTCAGAGTCAGAGAGGACAGAAGAGAGACGTGGCGGGGTCGGCGACAAAGTCGACAAGTATAAtgtataatttatttaattgctaaAGGCCATTTTGGGTAttggaaaatttcattaaaaggCCTCAACGCCTCTTGCAAAATCGGTTTGTGTAGAAGTTGGGCAAGCAAAAAGagttggtttttcaaagctgggttttgtagctttgtgtttttggctttttttttacccaaaactgtaaaaaaaagcTAAAGTTGAATGTTtaacaaacataaaaaaactCCTAACTTTTTTTAGAAGCacctcaataccaaaccaagGCTTAAGTGTGCGTTAGGATGATGAACTTTAGCTAAATGTGTTGGTAATGCACTGTAAAAGTGAGAGGGAGGGACTTGTAGTCCATCAGTAGTGTCATTTTAATGCATTTTTAACTATCAAAGTATTTTTGCAGAGTCCGGCGTAGTTGACTGCACCAAACACTCGACAAGAAGACTCCCATCTTGTCCACTTCAATCCTCGCCTATTCCAAATACAAAGTCCAAACCGATCCCGGCcaccaaacgaggccttaaGGATTCTCCGTCTCTCGTTTCAAACATACTAATGTGAAATCTGAACACAACGAGGAAAAGAACTGCACTTTTCATTCAAGCACTTATTCCACCATTCATTTCCACCTTCTTATGACCATTTTGCATGTGCACATTTTAACACACTATTATTCTATGacacaaaataaataaagaaaacccGAATAACACACGCCATCATACAGTTTTAGTCCATTTGAAAGGAAAAACGACTCACTAGACAGATTATGACTCTGGAAACCAGATACGTCAAACACCTTGTGAAACCGAAAACCCAGACTTTGGCTACGCTGTGCAGCTGCTTGTACTTCTAATTCCACCGAAACCTGTTACGTCGGTCGAACTTAGCTCATCCTCTGCCTATACTGTTATGGGCCAGACTTAATCAAACCCGGTATGCTGTAAGTACTGGTGAGTTCCTCCATTCAGAGAGTTGGGGGTAAGTTAAACATAGCTACAAATTTCTTAACGTCCTCAGGTTGTATGTTTTGGGACATGACCGCAGCACCCACAGCGAGGGCAACAGAAACAAGTACCATACTCTTCATGCATCCATGGGCTTGCGACAATCGTCCCAAAATCTGTTTGCAGTATTTGTCTGCATCCTTCAACAGTGAATGGCGGGCAACATCATCTCCCGCTGCCAATGCTTTATCATTCTACATCCAAAACAGAAGACAAGTTCATAAGAACAGGTTCAGGGTAACACGGCTTAATATAAGGCAAATGGAATCATAAGACTGGGTTCATCACTTCAAATTATTGTTTTCCACGCACCTCGTGAACTTTATAAAAAAagaagtataaaaaaaattatactccCATAGTGGTCTTGGCAGACTTGTCATTTAGATAGCTGAATATAATACCTTCTCCCTGAAACTCTTTAAAGTTTCCCTCAAGGGGTCAAGAGAAGCATGTTTAACAGAGTGCTCCTTCCACTCGTCAGATATCTTTTTCAGGAGAACAACACTTGCATCGAGATTGTCCAGATAAAGTATGTCCTGTTCCAATATTCATAGCAACGCAGCAAATTGATGATATGTAAATCTTCGTAAAATGCctttaagaaaaatatgaagtAAAAGAACAATGATCACAATTCATACCCATTGCCTGTAACATTCAGGGTTTTGCGTCAAACACCAAATAAATATGCCACTTGCTTCCTTAGACAGATCAGGTATGCCTGCAAAGTGCTCTATGCATCAAGCTCCGAAAGAGAAAATGCCAAATTCATACTCTTTTCACTTGGAAAGACAATTTCAAAGGGGAAATACTTGTAAACATAAATAAGTTTTTTTGTCCCTTGCTTACCCTCATTAACAGCTTTAACTGAATTCTTCAATATCTGCTGTGTGACTTGCCTCATTGTTTTGCTTCCGGGGGAACCAGCAAGGGCAATCTCTTTCAAAGTTGGATAAACAGCTTCAAACCTCTCAGTTGCCTTAGCAAAACCAAAATGTTCCACATATTATTTCTTTGGCTGAGAGGGGTAAGACGGGTTGGGGGTCCTGCTTGATTAGCATGTTTAAAAGGAAAATTTTGCAATCATGCAAAGGCTTCTTAAAGAGGCCCACCTTAACTCGGGCAGAAGGTGTCGGAAAAGAGACTCTCATCAAGAGATCAAGGGCTGATGGTGGCACTATGTGCTCCCCCTTTCTGACAGCACCATTTAATAGAATAGGACGGGCTTTCGGATAAGACAAAATTCTGACATCACACAGAAAAAGGAACAGAATTAGTCATGGTAGATAGGTCTATGCGACAAGGAAGCCAGACATGCGTACATATGCATGGTGAAGAAGGTAGAACTCATGATAATCTAAATGGCGTCATACCTTTCCACAGACTGCAAAATTAAGTCTCTACACAGTGGATTACTACTTGACTTGCTACTCAATATAGGCAAGAGAAATTGTACCCACAAGTACAACCCAACAACCAGATCTCCTAGAGAAGCCTGCATAATAAATGTTTTCTCTAGTAAAAACTCCATATTTTAGAAAAGAATGAACCATGGTTTTAAGAAGTTTAAATACAATGCCTTACCTGTGCAACCAACCAAACTGTGATTGGAAGCTTATCTTGGCCTTCATATTTCGGACTTCCTCTCATTACAGGAAGTAAACTAATCAGTACTTCAGGTCTTCGTCGCAATACCATTGCTAAAACCACAAATATGGCAACCTGCAACCCCAAGGTTACATCTAATAACTAACTCGGTTTAAGCACATAATCTAAACTGTTATGATAAAGAGAATGCTGACCAATTTAatggaaggaaaaagaaaaaggcaaggaTGTGGAAAGGCTTGTTACTTTAGAAGTTATCTAACTGTTGCGTACATAACTCGGTAATCAATAGTTTTGAACTGGAACCCCCATATTCCGAtgctattttaaaaacactGTTGTCTTACTATTGCTGTTTAAAGCTTAGGGTAGTCAAATCCAATGTTACATAATACAATTTCAACACTGAAAGATGAGCCAGCCTTCAAACATTTTAGAGCAAAGAAAGAATCACATCAAATGCATATACTGTTAAAGACGCAAAATTCTTTCCCAAAAGACAAAGCATAAGATATCCCCAAGGGTAATGAACTGccaaatgattaaaaaaatcaacatCTCAAGCATCTCCCGGATGGTAGACTAGGAAAACATGCGGCCAATCTTGGCATCAGATCACGTATGCAACAAACTTGAATGAGCCATGGAACTGCTATTATATGATATCTAAAGGTTCATTAATACTAGCATACAGAAGCATCCTCTATAATGCAGCCACTGAAGAAGGAACATATTTGAAatggaaggaaaaaaataaagaaagcaaagataaacaataGTTACAGATAGTAGTAGCAAATGCAAATAAAATCATTTTAAGAAACAAGGGGTTATAAAGAGCGCAAACACCACACCACCAAAGTGCTTCGTGATACATACAATTACATAAAATTCTACAAGATATTTACTTGACATGATATTCCGGTGCAGTTTTACAAATGTAGATGCAGTATATCTCTCAAATATATGGATTGAAAGGTTTAGAGTAAATCTGGTCCTATAGATCTCAAGGCAAAAGCAAGGCCCAAACACTGTTTTTGCTCATATTATTACTCCAATTTCGGAAGAAGATGCAGCATTAGTAGTTAGATAATCTACCTTCTACAATTTGTCACGGACAATGGAATGCACAAAAGAGTTCAGCACTACGTGACACTTTAAATGGGGAATCTGATACATGCAGCAACTGAAATTTACCTGAGACTTTGAAGATGCTTGCTGGACCGCCTTTTTGGATCCCTTGGCTACTCCTTGATGAGTTGCAAGGTCAGCAAGAATGCTGTCCAACGACCATAGCACAAACGATCCAAGCGCTTCAATAGAGCGCTGGCCGATCCATTCAACTGATATCTTGTAAACATCATCAGATACATGCGAAAGGGGGATCTGCTTTGACAATGAACATAATCATAAGATATTAGGAGACCCgttgaaacatatatataaatttcacaacttgaaaacacaaataaAGGGGTTTAAAATCAGCAGAGTATGATTCGAAACAATCCCATTCTATCGAAAACCCGCATGCATGTACAATTCAATACACCGGATAAGCAGATAAACACGACGAAATTATCAAAAGCTCTTTTCTTTTCCCACAATTCCTAAAAAGTTTGatgctttttttcttcttttcgttTTGTTTAATAAAAAGATTCAAAGTCGAATGCAGAAATACGTGTAAGAAAAAACTCACATCAACCAGCTTTGCCACAGAGGATTCCTTGAACGTCTTCAACCACGGAAATTGAGCCGGACTGACCGCCGCAAATGCTCGACCGAAATAATCCGCCAAACGCATAAGCTGTATGTCCTGCTGCGTCTCATTATACGAAGCCTATCCAACCCAACACCCATAACCAAACATCAGAAAACAGAATTGAATCCCAATTTTACAGAATTTGACAACAAACAGAAGCGATTAGCATCTCTCACAGTTATATCAGCCAGAAAGGCGCCGAGATCACCGGCGTCCATCTTCGACGCTGCCTCCGCCACCGTCACCTTCGGCTTCTTCGGCTTCTTCTGCTTCACCTTCTTCACCTCGCCGTTTTCGACGGCCGCCCCGGCCACCTCACCATCGCTATCACCCTCATCGTCGTCATCGGAAGTCCGCTTCGATGCGCCGGGTGCGACGTCCCCGGAAACGGCTGCGGCCTGGGCCTCGAGAACTCTCCGACGGCGCTCCTCGGAATGCAGCTCGATCGGCCGGAACACGTCGGAGGCGGAGGATACAACACCGTCGTGGAGATCGCCGTTGGAGTCCGCCGGAAGCGCCTTGGAGGAGGATTTCCGGTTTCGC is a genomic window of Malus domestica chromosome 09, GDT2T_hap1 containing:
- the LOC103444196 gene encoding uncharacterized protein, which gives rise to MDESSSALIEAILREQEEEEAQRYGRKLTQNSDAYAWQTVSYSKRNRKSSSKALPADSNGDLHDGVVSSASDVFRPIELHSEERRRRVLEAQAAAVSGDVAPGASKRTSDDDDEGDSDGEVAGAAVENGEVKKVKQKKPKKPKVTVAEAASKMDAGDLGAFLADITASYNETQQDIQLMRLADYFGRAFAAVSPAQFPWLKTFKESSVAKLVDIPLSHVSDDVYKISVEWIGQRSIEALGSFVLWSLDSILADLATHQGVAKGSKKAVQQASSKSQVAIFVVLAMVLRRRPEVLISLLPVMRGSPKYEGQDKLPITVWLVAQASLGDLVVGLYLWVQFLLPILSSKSSSNPLCRDLILQSVERILSYPKARPILLNGAVRKGEHIVPPSALDLLMRVSFPTPSARVKATERFEAVYPTLKEIALAGSPGSKTMRQVTQQILKNSVKAVNEGIPDLSKEASGIFIWCLTQNPECYRQWDILYLDNLDASVVLLKKISDEWKEHSVKHASLDPLRETLKSFREKNDKALAAGDDVARHSLLKDADKYCKQILGRLSQAHGCMKSMVLVSVALAVGAAVMSQNIQPEDVKKFVAMFNLPPTL